One Triticum dicoccoides isolate Atlit2015 ecotype Zavitan chromosome 3B, WEW_v2.0, whole genome shotgun sequence genomic window, GACGGCATGGCGGTAGCACGGCTCAAGACGGAGGATCGTTCCTGTTTGGTTCTAACGGAACGACAATAGGACGCGTACAGGACGCGTACCAGGCTAATACACATACACCCTCCCGCTCCTATCCCGAAAGAAACGAGCGGACGGTGATACCGAGAGTATGCGAGGACGAGCACTCCTTTGAATTTTCGGGAGCACATGGCCCAAAAGTAAATGTTATTTTCAGTAGAAAACGTATATGACATTTGACAATTCAAGCATTTCTTGTGCCAGTGAGGTGGTTCCACGGTTCATGATATAACTTCCTACAGTATTCTACTGCAACTCTAATCTAAAAggagtaaaaaaagaaaaaaaggatccCCTTGGAGAAATAAAAAAGATATAACTTACCACCGACAAATTCAGTGAGGAAGAAGATGCGATTTCAAACtttggaaaagaaaaaagaaaaagccgaGTACTAAAGAGGACAGGGTTCTCCTTTGTAAGATTCAAAAACAGTAAATGCCTTAAAGTAATGACATGTACTTTTTGTTGTGAAATAATTCTTTTAAAATATGAAACAAAGGACATATCGCAATAATATCGTTCCTGTCTCTCCACATGGGTGATAATCTATTCACTACACTACGGTGGGTGGAGATATCAACCCTAGTCAGCGCTCGTGAGACGATTTCACTTGACACAAAAAGATGCATTAACTCTTCATGACAAGGCATCATACGAAACACCCATATCGATTGAGTCAATGCATTGTTTTCGTACGACCCACATAACTTTATTGACCTAATGCATCTTCATCGTTCATTCCACCCTCGATAGTCCAATAGGACCAAAGATAAAACTCCCCTCCCCCGAAGGACAAAAAATGTAATCTATATGCCATAACTTTGAAACTGGTGGAACATACAATGTGGTTTCAAATTCTGAAAAAAAGGTCATGTGGTAATGTGGATATGTtctctttttgatttttttaaggTAGTAACATCTACTTCTATAGCAAAAATGGACCTAAAATATGAAACAAAGGTCATATCACAGCAATCATTCCTATCTCTCCACATGGCTGGTGATATATTCACTACACCATGGTAGGTGAAGCTGCCAAACATAGGATTTGTCGGTGCTCACAAGATAATTTCATGTGACTCATAAAGGCACATCAACTCGCCGCAACAAGGCATTGTGCCATATGATAACCATTTCACGTGCGCGTTTTATCCGTACAATCCGCATAACTTCATCAACCTCATGTTTTTCATTGTCCAAAACAGACCGTACTGCATTATTCTACGCTCCAACAATAGTCTAAGAGGACCCAAATAATACTCATGTCCTTTGAAGAGACAAGTGCTAAACTATATGCCATAATTTGGTACTAACAGAACTGGGAAGCAAGACTATGTGATTTCAAAATGGTAGAAATAAGAATAAAGCCACATGATAATGTGGATGaggttttttttttcaaaagatgGTGATCTATTTGCTATGCTGCAGTAGGTGAACATATCAACCCTAGGGTTTTATCAGCACTCGCATGATGACATCTACGATAGAAAAGATGCATCAACTCTTCACCACAAGGCATCGCACTCGTAATTAACACCCATATCCATTGCATGTGCACGGTAGTGTCTGTACGACCTACACAACGTCATTGCCCTCGTGTGTTTCATTGTTTTCCATCGTGTATAGAGTTAATTGCATCCATTGTACGCAAACTTGCATGGTGGGTGAAATAAAAAAACTTCAAAAATAACACAAATTGATCACACAAGTCAGATTTCCGTCAACTATAACACCAACTATGTGGACATGGCGAGTCGGCATGAGAGCAGGCCAACACACTCTCAAAATCGAAAAGCGTTAATGGATTCATTTGAATTATGAAACAAATGACATATCACAATGGCGTTGTCTCTCCATGTACGTGGTGGTCTATTCACTACACCACGGTAGGTGAGCATATCATCTCTAGAATTTATCGGCGCTCGCACAAtgatttcctatgactcaaaagacACATTAACTCTTCGCGATAAGGCATCATATGGAACACACACATCCATTTTCACGTGCGAGTGTAACTGTGTCCGTACAATCCATGTAACTACATTAACCTCATTTCATCGTTCATAGTGGAATACACTACATTATTCCATCCTCGATAGTAATCCAATAGGACCAAAATATAACTCCCGTCCCCTGAAAAGAAACATTGCTGATCTATATGCCATATTTTGGTAATCTCAGAGATGGTGTgattttaaaattttgaaaaatagTTAAAGTCACATGGTAATATGGAGAGGATCTCTTTTCTAATCTTTTAAAAATGCTTGAAAACGTAAAGTCTAATTTTTTTATAGTGGAATAAATATCACTACTGGCATTTGTTATTTACTCTAAGTATGAATATATCGTAATACTATTGTAGTTTAATATCTTACACTAATATTGTCCATATCTCTCTACATGGGCGATGGTCTATTCACACCAGCGCGGTAGGTGAACAATGAACCCTATATTTATCTATGCTCGCAAGTTTTCACGTGGACTCGAATACATACGGTACGATATCGTACGGAATACCCATATCCATCCATTTGCTAGTGAACAGTGTCTTTACAACCCTCATAACTCCGTCAACCTCACATATTTTTCCCATTTATTAATAGAACATTCTACATTATCCGAACCTCCAAGAACAACTCGAAAACTCTTAGAAGAAAAATCAACAACTCATAAGTACAAAAAAGGGAAATAATAACTGTCGAACGTTCCCTAGGAGGGAGATCTTAGTGAACGCCCCCACAACCATTGGATTCAGATCAAATGGatggcaaaaataaataaatcaaaatcaTTGGCATTTTTTGGCGATACATGGCAACTTTATCTTCCGATCATGAAAAGTTCTGTAAAATTGCCATGACAACTTTAGTTGAAATTGCATGACAATTTGAGCGTTCGTTGGGAAAATGCTCCCACAGAACGTTCCCCAGATATTACCATCCAAAAAAACCTCCATTGGTAACACCAGGGAGCGATTTCAAGTTCAGGGGAAAAGGCCGCGTGGCAATTCAGAATGAGGTCTCCTTTTCAATTTTTGAATAGAATAAATGCTCAGAATTAATAACAACCAATTTACAGCAAGATATTTCCCTTTTAAAAATTTGAAAACAATAATTGCTCGAAATTAATAACATCCAATTTACAGGAAGATATTTGCATTTTAGagattttaaaataataaatggtCGAAAGTAATAACGTCCAATTTACAGGAAGATATTTCCGTTGTAGAAATTTGAAAATAATAAATGACCGAAATTAATTCCGTCTACATTTCCAGCGAGAGAATATATTCTTTTTGGCCGGCGTTTATTAATTTCCAAAAATATCAGTCCACCGCAATAATGCCGTCTCTATCTCTCCATGCGGGCGCTGGCATGCTCGCATCACCCTCCGGCAGGTGAACCTATCATCTCGAACAGATTTCTTCACGCCAACGGTCGATCTCAcgtaattaaacaaaaaaaacatTTTAACCCTTCGCGCCACGGCACCGCACCGCACGTGCCCGTTCCCGCGCTGTAACATTGATGATTTTTCACACCAGCTTTCAATCTCACGTAATTCAAAAAAGAATGTGTTAACCCTTCGCGCCACGGCACCGCACGTACTCATTCCCGCGCTGTAACCGAACACGCGCGCGGTACCCTCCCGCATTGTCCCGCGCTCCAGCATTGGTCCAAGAGGATCGAAACAAAATCACTTGGCTTGTGAACACAATGTATGTGAGTGTGTGCGAAAGGATTTCAAAAGATTTTGAAATTTTGGATCCTTAAGAGGAAAGAAACTGTGGGCTCAACAGAATTTGGCAGGCAGCAAGGAGGGTTGGGCCTTGGGGAGGGGCGACATTTCCAACGGTCACCTCCGGGTTTCTCCTATTTACGCACCTCCCCCCCCCAACGGCGAAGGCGACACAGAGTGAGAGGAGCCCACCGGCCTCGCCGAGTCACAGCCNNNNNNNNNNNNNNNNNNNNNNNNNNNNNNNNNNNNNNNNNNNNNNNNNNNNNNNNNNNNNNNNNNNNNNNNNNNNNNNNNNNNNNNNNNNNNNNNNNNNNNNNNNNNNNNNNNNNNNNNNNNNNNNNNNNNNNNNNNNNNNNNNNNNNNNNNNNNNNNNNNNNNNNNNNNNNNNNNNNNNNNNNNNNNNNNNNNNNNNNNNNNNNNNNNNNNNNNNNNNNNNNNNNNNNNNNNNNNNNNNNNNNNNNNNNNNNNNNNNNNNNNNCCGGAGCCGCGCCGCTTCTGCTCGATCTCCGACGTGATGCGCCGGGCGCGCCCCGCCgacgcgccgccgcccctcgcccgcGCGCGCCACGTGATGGCCCTCTGCGGGGCGTGCGGCGCCGGGGACCGCGACGAGGAGCTGCTCCTCTGCGACATCTGCGACCGCGCCCGCCACACCTTCTGCCTCCGCCCCATCCTCCCCGCCGTCCCGCTCGGCTCCTGGCTCTGCCCCGACTGCGCCCCGACCTCCATCATCCGTGCGtccctccgcccgccgccgctcgatCTCGCCATTCCCGCTCccccctcccctttcctcgcctgccGTGAAAAATTTCATCTCATCTCGTCCTCTTGTCGGTTGGATTTTCCGCCAGGTTTCCCGTTGAAGCAGAGCaagatcgtcgatttcttccggatCGAGAAGGGCGCGGAGGGCGGCGCCGTCCGGCCGGCAAAGTGCGGGCTTTCTCAGGGTAAATTTTTCTTATCCCCTCAAATTTTGAATCGCATGGATTTTGTTCATCTAAGCTAGGGAGTCTGCGATGAGGAATCGTCGCGCAATTGTTGCACACACTGCATTGCCATCTGCTGATGGTGCAGATAATCCATAAGGTGCAAATAGTTCATCTGAATACTTGACTGATTATGTGTATGATACACATCTGGTAGGATTAAAGGTTTACACTATGTGGGTGTTGTGTGTTGATTAGTTCgttgtttgttttgttttgctaGGCTGGCCTGTCGACACAGTAGTATCCTATGTATATGTCACAGTAGGGTTATGAACATTGAGAAATGCAGTGAGCTATCACCGCAGGAAATGCGCGGGAAAGCTACCGCCGCCAGAATTGCGCGGCAAAAACATCACTGCTGGAAATACGCGGGAAAGCATCGTTAAAAAGCTTTAATTTGACCTTAATACCACAGTTTTATTTTGGTAATAGGGATGTGTTATTTAAATAGACCGGTCAAGTTTGTACGGATTAAATGTGTTCCATTTATTCGTGGGGATATGCTACATGTACATAATGTTGATGATCTCCCTTGCTTTCATTGAGCCATAAAAAAGCCGCCACATTTTGTAGTTTATATAAAACATGACCAAATACGTGTAGGATGCACATCTGATGGGAGAAAAGGGGGTGTTGTATGTTGATTCATGAACTGTTTTGTTTTGATGTCTGACCGGTGAATCCAATTGTATCCTGCATATATCTCCAATTAACTGAAATTTTTAGTTTGTTGGGACGCAACAGCTACTTAACAACTGCATATATCTCCAATCCAATAGTATCCTGCATATAGCTCACTGCATTTATTCATTACTTCATACTTGTATACAGATGCTAAGAGGCGAAAGAGACGATCTCTTGTTATGCACAAGAAGAAGAGGAGGCTACTGCCATTTGTGCCCACTGCAGATAGAGTTCGAAGGCTTGAACAGATGGCTTCTGCAGCCACTGCATTGACATCGTCGAAAATGGAGTTCAGCAATGAGCTGACTTATGTGCCGAGTATGGCCCCTATATCTGCCAATCAAGCAAAACTGGAGGAAGGTGGTATGCAGGTTAGCAATTTTTGTACCTAAAAACAGTATAATGTATTTCTTGATCTCTTGGTGCCTAACGATACACTTGTTGACTTTCAAGGTTCTTTCAAAAGAGGACAAGGAAACCATTGAACTTTGCAGAAGCATGTTGAAAAGAGGAGAATGCCCTCCTCTTCTGGTGGTTTTTGATTCCCATGAGGGGTATGTTTTCGGAATTATTCTTCTGACGTTTCTTCATTTTTCAGTATGGAGCAATTAAACTAACACATATTTGTTTTCAGCTTCACTGTGCAGGCTGATGCATATATTAAAGATCTCACATTCTTAGCTGAATACGCTGGTGATGTTGATTATTTAAAGAACAGGGAAAATGATGGCTGTGATAGTATAATGACCCTTCTATCACCAGCGGATCCTTCCCAGAAGCTTGTCATCTGCCCCGACAAACGTGGAAACATCGCCCGCTTTATTAACGGCATCAACAACCACACTCCGTAAGTAGTCGCTGCCTATCCTTATGAATGTACATGTGTTAAGCATTACTTACGCCGCTCTAATATCGTCCAATTCCTGCAGTGATGGAAAGAAAAAGCAGAACGTCAAGTGTGTGAGGTACGACATCGACGGCGAGTGCCATGTCTTGCTGGTCGCCTGCCGTGATATAGCTCGTGGTGAGAAGCTGTACTACGACTACAACGGGCATGAGTATGCGTACCCAACGCATCATTTCGTCTAACTCCCCCAATAGTTCTGACCTGCCCAGCATCAAGGAGTCTGGGCGATTAATGGCGGCAGTTTCAGCATTGCCGCTGAAATCCAGTAACTTATATACAGTTCAATTGCCAGAAGAGGTCCCCGATGGCGAACAATATACATGCTGATGTTGTTAGTATCTAGTAGTGAAAACAGTCTTCATTCAGCTGTGGAGAGAGACAAGTGGGATCTTCATTTTCTTTTTCTCCTGACCTCCCAAGATGTCGTTGTCTTATTCATATTCATTGTTGTTGCGGAGTTCCTGCTTGACTAGAGTCTTTCTCGGGGATTCATGCCCCTTTCTATAGGAGTAAATATCTATCTGCCCCTGTCTCTCTCTGTCGAATGGTTAAGTAGCTGTTGTGTCCCAATTAGTGGTACATTTGAAACTGGAAGAGAAATGTTCACCCCATTTGTTGGGGAATTGTTCTCTATGTTCAGTTATTTCGGATGATGAAATATGCTTTCCCTGTTGGTGCTGTGGTTTTCTTTTACTTTGTTATTATTGCCCTATTGCTGCTGGGTATTTTATTTATTTGTTCCTTTGACACCTCCCAACTTTCAGAAGCCGTGGCAAGCTACGAGCAGAACTTCCTTGCCTTTGTAACCTCTTGAAGATGATCCAGTGCTGCTGATTTCGCCAAGAAAAGTTTTTGCAGAGAATGTATGC contains:
- the LOC119280280 gene encoding probable Histone-lysine N-methyltransferase ATXR5, translating into MPVSTMAVLGITSASLCTSPRRFCSISDVMRRARPADAPPPLARARHVMALCGACGAGDRDEELLLCDICDRARHTFCLRPILPAVPLGSWLCPDCAPTSIIRFPLKQSKIVDFFRIEKGAEGGAVRPAKCGLSQDAKRRKRRSLVMHKKKRRLLPFVPTADRVRRLEQMASAATALTSSKMEFSNELTYVPSMAPISANQAKLEEGGMQVLSKEDKETIELCRSMLKRGECPPLLVVFDSHEGFTVQADAYIKDLTFLAEYAGDVDYLKNRENDGCDSIMTLLSPADPSQKLVICPDKRGNIARFINGINNHTPDGKKKQNVKCVRYDIDGECHVLLVACRDIARGEKLYYDYNGHEYAYPTHHFV